One Asticcacaulis sp. EMRT-3 DNA segment encodes these proteins:
- a CDS encoding gluconokinase → MIQFLPGIVIMGVSGCGKSTLGQRLAADLGCRFIEGDDLHPQANIDKMASGIALDDDDRWPWLKRVASELSRPAGQAADQGCVVSCSALKRSYRDAIRREAGVGVLFVYLEVPAATLHDRLVQRPGHYMPASLLDSQLATLQAPTPDEGALTLDGTQPVKALAAAVMTRLAADAPGESES, encoded by the coding sequence TTGATCCAGTTTCTTCCCGGCATTGTCATCATGGGCGTCAGCGGCTGCGGCAAATCCACCCTCGGTCAGCGGCTGGCCGCAGATCTTGGCTGCCGTTTCATCGAGGGCGACGACCTGCATCCGCAGGCCAATATCGACAAGATGGCCAGCGGCATCGCGCTGGATGATGACGACCGCTGGCCCTGGCTCAAACGGGTGGCCAGCGAACTCAGCCGCCCCGCCGGTCAGGCCGCCGATCAGGGCTGCGTCGTCTCCTGTTCGGCACTGAAGCGCAGCTACCGCGACGCCATCCGCCGCGAGGCCGGTGTCGGCGTGCTGTTCGTCTATCTCGAAGTCCCTGCCGCCACGCTCCACGACCGGCTCGTGCAGCGCCCCGGCCACTATATGCCGGCCAGCCTGCTCGACAGCCAGTTGGCCACGCTGCAAGCGCCGACACCCGATGAAGGCGCTCTGACGCTTGACGGCACGCAGCCGGTCAAGGCGCTGGCCGCCGCCGTCATGACCAGACTGGCAGCGGACGCACCCGGAGAAAGCGAATCATGA
- a CDS encoding gluconate:H+ symporter — protein sequence MTSPLAALFGLQPIAWAMIAVLISVALLTVMIAWGRLQPLLAFVVAALVAALLLNMPLTTIPGAIEKGIGDLLGSLVVIICLGAVFGKLIADSGAAQRIATWLIGVFGPKRVPIALTLTGFIVGIPLYYNVGFVLLVPLIFSLVYQSKRPAVALAIPLLAGLSIAHGFLPPHPSPTALVAQFHADMGKTLIYGLIVAIPTLIIAGPVFAMSLKGIRAEPAAIFHTEPRAEADLPGVFNSFATALLPVVLLAAATGLSLLAVSDPALKSLIGFLANPTIVMLIAYAVAVVTLGIGRGQGLPAVMQGAQGALRDIAPILLIIAGAGALKEVLVDSGVSAQLGVTLGHLPLPPLVLAWLVATLIRICLGSATVAGVTAAGIVAPLVQSTGADPCLMVLAVGAGSLMCSHVNDSGFWMFKEYFGVSLKDTFLSWSLMETLVGLFGLLFILLLQNVLHP from the coding sequence ATGACCAGCCCCTTAGCTGCCCTCTTCGGCCTGCAACCCATCGCCTGGGCGATGATCGCCGTCCTCATCTCGGTGGCCCTGCTGACCGTCATGATCGCCTGGGGCCGCCTTCAGCCGCTGCTGGCCTTTGTGGTGGCGGCACTGGTGGCGGCCCTGCTGCTCAATATGCCGCTCACCACCATACCCGGCGCCATCGAAAAGGGTATAGGCGACCTGCTCGGCTCGCTGGTGGTCATCATCTGTCTCGGTGCCGTTTTCGGCAAGCTGATCGCCGACAGCGGCGCCGCCCAGCGCATCGCCACCTGGCTGATCGGCGTGTTCGGCCCGAAGCGGGTGCCCATCGCGCTGACCCTGACCGGCTTCATTGTCGGCATTCCGCTCTATTACAATGTCGGCTTCGTCCTGCTGGTGCCGCTGATCTTTTCGCTGGTCTATCAATCCAAGCGCCCGGCCGTCGCCCTGGCCATTCCGCTGCTGGCCGGGCTGTCGATCGCCCACGGCTTTTTGCCGCCGCACCCCTCGCCCACCGCGCTGGTGGCGCAGTTTCACGCCGATATGGGCAAGACCCTGATCTATGGCCTGATCGTCGCCATCCCCACCCTGATCATTGCCGGGCCGGTCTTCGCCATGAGCCTCAAGGGCATCAGGGCCGAACCGGCGGCGATCTTCCATACAGAACCGCGCGCCGAAGCGGATCTGCCCGGCGTGTTCAACAGTTTCGCCACCGCCTTGCTGCCGGTCGTGCTGCTGGCCGCGGCCACCGGCCTGAGCCTGCTGGCAGTCAGCGATCCGGCGCTGAAAAGCCTGATCGGCTTTCTGGCCAATCCCACCATTGTCATGCTGATCGCCTATGCGGTGGCCGTCGTCACCCTGGGCATCGGGCGCGGTCAGGGCCTGCCCGCCGTCATGCAGGGAGCGCAAGGTGCCTTGCGCGATATTGCCCCCATCCTGCTGATCATCGCCGGAGCGGGCGCGCTGAAAGAGGTGCTGGTCGATTCCGGCGTCAGCGCCCAGCTCGGCGTCACGCTCGGCCACTTGCCCCTGCCGCCTCTGGTGCTGGCCTGGCTGGTGGCCACCCTGATCCGCATCTGCCTTGGCTCGGCCACTGTGGCGGGCGTCACCGCCGCCGGGATCGTGGCGCCGCTGGTGCAAAGCACCGGCGCGGATCCCTGCCTGATGGTTCTGGCCGTTGGCGCCGGCAGCCTGATGTGCAGCCACGTCAATGATTCCGGCTTCTGGATGTTCAAGGAATATTTCGGCGTGTCGCTGAAGGACACGTTTCTCTCGTGGTCGCTGATGGAAACCCTGGTCGGACTGTTCGGCCTGTTGTTTATTCTGCTGCTGCAAAACGTCCTGCACCCTTAG